A window from Pseudomonas kribbensis encodes these proteins:
- a CDS encoding alpha-2-macroglobulin family protein yields the protein MTGARMLRLLPFLLLLALPFSAVNAEDSVEPSGYTPVSGESFFLLADSSFASDEQAVVRLEAPGRDYRRFRMEPYGGADIRVYKIDKPLDFLKRQKNLHRVVSDGQFKGEGLSNTLAYLWDNWYRKSRRVMQRAFSYESRQQVTEEVPELKMGNAIAAPTPYDAQPQFALIPGLPVVSQFRYPLWQAKPIQPPAGVNLAGSSSEFVSVAPGNVYIPLGNLKPGLYLVEALIGKYRATTMVFVSNTVAVSKIAGDELLVWAARKHEGSSVPKVNVLWTDGLGVMSSGATDTDGLLRLKHVSPERSFVIGEDEEGGVFVSENFYYDSEIYDTKLYAFTDRPLYRPGDWVSLKIVGREFKNARDSVLPGAADVNVSVLDATGTELQRLDLKLDSKAGTQGRFQLPDNAVAGGYELRFNYKDQAYSSAFRVAEYIKPHFEISLNLAKQDYRTGDPVKGSLVLLYPDGKPVANAKLTLSLRAQQLSMVDNELQYLGQFPVELTSTELTTDSKGNATLDLPAADKPSRYMLTVFASDGAAYRVKTTKEILIDRGAASFRLTAPQRFSAVGDKVAFSYANEGGSEQAQAVVPSGYSWVRLEDQTTGEGKLVANDKGFSVTFDRPGTYNLSLKDQFGRVLGGTGHSVTGDGVKAVPGTVEIVLDKPEYKAGDEALALITFPEPVSDALLSLERDKVEATALLAKGGDWLKLEKLSETQYRARIPVKDNFAPNLTFSVLYTKGGQYSFQNAGIKVVAPQIDVAIKTDKETYQPGDTVTVDLTTQFAGKAVPAHLTVSVVDEMVYALQPEVAPTIDQFFYHPRRNNVRTSASLSFISYDVALPGSPGAPGKANRSERGVKVLERPRREDVDTAAWQPELLTDADGKTRFTFKMPDSLTRWRITARAIADDGQVGQKKQFVRSEKPLYLKWSGPSKFRKGDQPQLGVFAFSQAEKPVKAELVTHYAGAEQRLPVTLNNGINYLPLPAFALATGEWTAELVQDGKTADALTVRLTATGEGWQVTQTQSLDVASGDTPLTLPADATDIRLRLDDSPQALFRSALDDLLSYPYGGVEQTASRLLPLSIAYPSLASSPQIRDRLRLIMQNSRLRLVQMAGPSASFTWWGFDGEPDAFLTAYAYYADWNASQVLELTLPPEHWQRVLEVYAKQAPNTPLLQRALILSFAKQMHLPVNTLLSGLMEDLAKAGEGNAANLMDDGEDSLVMSDPDSALGLAAARVLTASLATQSKVALPDAFNRQLGAAQQRLAVSSQPFVEALNLSLQPFDQARASALLQRLLPQQSTLERALALTWLQRSIAQASPTIALAPGEGWKKNYGATGEMYWTWQGAASVPSVLSVSGTQERPLRAALSFQTQQPAVDPMAVTITRRLSRLVPGDEAFTFKLEPVGTKPLSSDSLYLDEVILTSKAPKPLRYGMLEVPLPPGADVERTTWGIKLQGKDGTEPTALEKARFEPGQLAYAVPVDALSGELRLRHLVRFSQKGQFNLPPVRFTQVYAPQHQAQEAKAALGQVTVN from the coding sequence ATGACCGGTGCCCGCATGCTGCGTTTACTGCCTTTTCTGTTGCTGTTAGCCCTGCCGTTTTCGGCGGTGAATGCCGAAGACTCCGTCGAGCCAAGCGGCTACACGCCGGTGTCCGGTGAAAGCTTCTTCCTGTTGGCCGACAGCAGTTTCGCCAGCGACGAGCAGGCGGTGGTGCGCCTCGAAGCGCCGGGTCGTGACTACCGTCGTTTCCGCATGGAACCGTACGGCGGAGCCGATATTCGCGTGTACAAGATCGACAAGCCGCTGGACTTCCTCAAGCGCCAGAAGAACCTGCACCGCGTAGTCAGCGACGGTCAGTTCAAGGGCGAAGGACTGTCGAACACCCTCGCGTACCTATGGGATAACTGGTATCGCAAATCCCGTCGGGTGATGCAGCGTGCCTTCTCCTACGAGTCGCGCCAGCAAGTCACCGAGGAAGTGCCAGAACTGAAGATGGGCAACGCCATCGCCGCGCCGACGCCGTACGACGCGCAACCGCAGTTCGCTCTGATTCCGGGCCTGCCGGTGGTCAGCCAGTTCCGCTATCCGCTGTGGCAGGCCAAGCCGATCCAGCCTCCGGCCGGGGTCAATCTGGCCGGGTCGTCCAGCGAGTTTGTCAGCGTTGCGCCGGGTAACGTGTACATCCCGTTGGGCAACCTGAAACCGGGCCTGTATCTGGTCGAAGCGCTGATCGGCAAGTACCGCGCGACCACCATGGTTTTCGTTTCCAACACCGTCGCGGTGAGCAAGATTGCCGGTGATGAATTGCTGGTGTGGGCCGCGCGCAAACACGAAGGCAGCTCGGTGCCGAAGGTCAATGTGCTGTGGACCGACGGCCTCGGCGTGATGAGCAGCGGCGCCACCGACACCGATGGTCTGCTGCGCCTGAAACATGTCAGCCCGGAGCGTTCGTTCGTCATTGGCGAGGACGAAGAGGGCGGGGTGTTCGTCTCGGAAAACTTCTATTACGACAGCGAAATCTATGACACCAAACTCTACGCCTTCACCGACCGGCCGCTGTATCGCCCGGGCGATTGGGTGTCGCTGAAAATCGTCGGACGTGAATTCAAGAACGCACGGGATTCGGTATTGCCGGGAGCGGCGGACGTCAATGTCAGCGTGCTCGATGCCACCGGCACCGAGTTGCAGCGCCTCGACCTGAAACTCGATTCGAAGGCCGGCACCCAGGGCCGTTTCCAGTTGCCGGACAACGCGGTGGCCGGTGGTTATGAGCTGCGTTTCAACTACAAGGATCAGGCCTACAGCAGCGCGTTCCGGGTGGCCGAGTACATCAAGCCGCACTTCGAAATCTCGCTGAATCTGGCCAAGCAGGATTACCGCACTGGCGATCCGGTGAAGGGCAGCCTGGTGCTGCTGTACCCGGACGGCAAACCGGTGGCCAACGCCAAGCTGACCCTGAGCCTACGCGCCCAGCAACTGTCGATGGTCGACAACGAGCTGCAATACCTCGGGCAATTCCCGGTGGAACTGACCAGCACCGAACTGACCACCGACAGCAAAGGCAACGCGACCCTCGACCTGCCGGCCGCCGACAAGCCGAGCCGCTACATGCTTACCGTGTTCGCCAGCGATGGCGCGGCGTACCGGGTCAAGACCACCAAGGAAATCCTCATCGACCGTGGCGCCGCCAGCTTCCGTCTGACTGCGCCGCAGCGTTTCAGCGCAGTCGGTGACAAGGTCGCGTTCAGCTACGCCAACGAAGGCGGCAGCGAACAGGCGCAGGCCGTAGTGCCGAGCGGCTACAGCTGGGTACGTCTGGAAGACCAGACCACCGGCGAAGGCAAACTGGTGGCGAATGACAAAGGCTTCAGCGTGACGTTCGATCGTCCGGGCACCTACAACCTGTCGCTGAAGGATCAGTTCGGCCGGGTGCTTGGCGGCACCGGTCATTCCGTTACCGGCGATGGCGTCAAGGCCGTGCCGGGCACCGTGGAAATCGTCCTCGACAAGCCCGAGTACAAGGCTGGCGACGAAGCACTGGCGCTGATCACGTTCCCGGAGCCGGTCAGCGATGCGCTGCTGTCGCTGGAACGCGACAAGGTTGAAGCCACCGCGCTGCTGGCCAAGGGCGGCGACTGGCTGAAACTGGAAAAACTCAGTGAAACCCAATACCGCGCTCGCATCCCGGTGAAGGACAACTTCGCGCCGAACCTGACGTTCTCGGTGCTGTACACCAAGGGCGGTCAGTACAGCTTCCAGAACGCCGGGATCAAAGTCGTCGCGCCGCAGATCGACGTGGCGATCAAGACCGACAAAGAGACCTATCAGCCGGGCGATACCGTGACGGTCGACCTGACCACGCAGTTCGCCGGCAAGGCTGTACCGGCGCACCTGACGGTCAGCGTGGTCGACGAAATGGTCTACGCGCTGCAACCGGAAGTCGCGCCGACCATCGACCAGTTCTTCTACCACCCGCGCCGCAACAACGTGCGCACCAGCGCCAGCCTGTCGTTCATCAGTTACGACGTGGCATTGCCGGGCAGCCCCGGCGCGCCGGGCAAGGCCAATCGTAGTGAACGCGGGGTAAAAGTGCTGGAGCGGCCGCGTCGCGAAGACGTCGACACCGCCGCGTGGCAGCCAGAGTTGCTGACCGATGCCGACGGCAAGACTCGCTTCACCTTCAAGATGCCGGACTCGCTGACCCGCTGGCGCATCACCGCGCGGGCGATTGCCGATGACGGTCAGGTCGGGCAGAAGAAGCAGTTCGTCCGCTCGGAAAAACCGCTGTACCTGAAGTGGAGCGGACCGAGCAAATTCCGTAAGGGCGATCAGCCGCAACTCGGCGTGTTCGCCTTCAGCCAGGCCGAGAAACCGGTCAAGGCTGAACTGGTGACGCACTACGCCGGCGCTGAACAGCGCCTGCCGGTGACCCTCAACAACGGCATCAACTACCTGCCGCTGCCGGCATTTGCGTTGGCCACTGGCGAGTGGACGGCCGAACTGGTGCAGGACGGCAAAACCGCCGACGCCCTCACTGTGCGCCTGACCGCGACCGGAGAAGGCTGGCAAGTGACGCAGACTCAGAGCCTCGACGTGGCCAGCGGCGACACGCCGTTGACTCTGCCGGCGGATGCCACCGACATTCGCCTGCGTCTGGATGACAGTCCGCAAGCGCTGTTCCGTTCGGCCCTCGACGATCTGCTCAGCTATCCGTACGGCGGCGTCGAGCAGACCGCCAGCCGCTTGCTGCCGCTGAGCATCGCTTATCCGTCGCTGGCGTCGAGCCCGCAGATTCGCGATCGCCTGCGCCTGATCATGCAGAACAGCCGTCTGCGTCTGGTGCAAATGGCCGGGCCGTCGGCGAGCTTCACCTGGTGGGGCTTCGACGGCGAGCCGGATGCGTTCCTCACCGCTTACGCCTATTACGCCGACTGGAACGCCAGCCAGGTGCTGGAACTGACCCTGCCGCCGGAGCACTGGCAGCGGGTGCTGGAGGTCTACGCCAAGCAGGCGCCGAATACGCCATTGCTGCAACGGGCGCTGATTCTGTCGTTCGCCAAGCAGATGCACTTGCCGGTCAACACGCTGCTCAGCGGCTTGATGGAGGATCTGGCCAAGGCCGGGGAAGGCAATGCCGCGAACCTGATGGACGACGGTGAAGACAGCCTGGTGATGAGCGATCCGGATTCGGCGCTCGGTCTGGCGGCGGCGCGGGTTTTGACCGCCTCGCTGGCGACCCAGTCGAAAGTCGCTCTGCCGGATGCGTTCAATCGTCAGCTGGGCGCTGCGCAACAGCGTTTGGCCGTCAGCTCTCAACCGTTTGTCGAAGCATTGAACCTGTCGCTGCAACCGTTCGATCAGGCCCGTGCGTCAGCGCTGCTGCAACGCCTGTTGCCGCAGCAATCGACCCTCGAGCGTGCGCTGGCGCTGACCTGGCTGCAACGCAGCATCGCCCAGGCGTCGCCGACCATCGCGCTGGCGCCGGGCGAAGGCTGGAAGAAAAACTACGGCGCGACCGGCGAGATGTATTGGACGTGGCAGGGTGCTGCGTCGGTGCCGAGTGTGTTGTCGGTGTCGGGCACTCAGGAGCGTCCGTTGCGTGCGGCGCTGAGTTTCCAGACCCAGCAACCGGCGGTCGATCCGATGGCGGTGACCATCACCCGTCGCCTGTCGCGTCTGGTGCCGGGTGACGAAGCCTTTACCTTCAAACTGGAGCCGGTCGGCACCAAACCGTTGTCCAGCGACAGCCTGTACCTGGACGAAGTGATCCTCACCAGCAAGGCACCGAAACCGCTGCGCTACGGCATGCTGGAAGTGCCGCTGCCGCCGGGCGCCGATGTCGAGCGCACCACGTGGGGCATCAAGTTGCAGGGCAAGGACGGCACCGAGCCGACCGCGCTGGAGAAAGCGCGGTTCGAACCGGGCCAACTGGCCTACGCCGTGCCGGTGGATGCGCTGAGCGGTGAATTGCGTCTGCGGCATCTGGTGCGCTTCTCGCAGAAGGGCCAGTTCAACTTGCCGCCGGTGCGTTTCACTCAGGTCTACGCGCCGCAGCATCAGGCCCAGGAAGCGAAAGCCGCCCTCGGCCAGGTCACGGTCAACTGA
- a CDS encoding DUF1175 domain-containing protein, with protein MAAAGVESAVTALIRSLGLLALLLSAGARAVEAPALDPAQSQVFRAWFVRIAQEQLSKGPSPRWYQQDCAGLVRFAANEALKVHDDKWLRSNGVSNRYLPPELSLSDEQRKFAQQWQQGGGKVGPYVNAIKLIQFNSHLIGRDVSQARPGDLMFFDQGDDQHLMIWMGRYIAYHTGTTTPTDNGMRSASLQQLMTWKDTRWIPDAANPNFIGVYRLNFLSQ; from the coding sequence ATGGCTGCCGCTGGAGTGGAAAGCGCTGTGACGGCATTGATCCGCAGCCTCGGCCTGCTCGCGCTGTTACTGAGCGCGGGTGCCCGAGCGGTCGAAGCGCCGGCGCTCGATCCTGCGCAGTCTCAGGTTTTTCGCGCCTGGTTCGTGCGCATCGCCCAGGAGCAGTTGAGCAAAGGCCCGAGCCCGCGCTGGTATCAGCAGGACTGTGCCGGGTTGGTGCGGTTTGCCGCCAACGAAGCGCTGAAAGTCCATGATGACAAATGGCTGCGCAGCAACGGCGTGTCCAACCGCTACCTGCCGCCGGAGCTGTCGTTGAGTGACGAGCAACGCAAGTTCGCCCAGCAATGGCAGCAGGGCGGCGGCAAGGTCGGCCCCTACGTCAACGCGATCAAACTGATTCAGTTCAACAGCCATCTGATCGGCCGCGACGTGTCCCAGGCACGGCCCGGCGATCTGATGTTTTTCGATCAGGGCGATGACCAGCACCTGATGATCTGGATGGGCCGCTACATCGCCTATCACACCGGCACGACCACCCCAACCGACAACGGCATGCGTTCGGCAAGCCTGCAGCAACTCATGACATGGAAGGACACCCGATGGATACCCGACGCAGCCAACCCCAACTTCATCGGCGTCTATCGACTGAACTTTCTCTCCCAATGA
- a CDS encoding DUF2138 domain-containing protein, whose protein sequence is MSENTETPATAAPTAKPSRRWPLLVAGLCLVAGVAGGLGWLMHKPKVPAAALASDKLGLSRPDALLETRSLSQLPKDLLTVPFLKATLTEDFVFYYETHADRLGLIGSLRRIIYEHDLKLQDSLIEQLFDQPADVALWRGADGRLKDFLLVMDRGGLAKLLEPLAKVALDDSQLSVFSTLKVGGEDVPLYQLTYNASKSLLFASRGDKLVVLSNPAKFYDPESGASEESGHVSPQALAALLNGEKLFPEAFGLPAKTPETRQRLSVNSSVLAMGYQRFIPNFAGLRFDMDDKGWHSFLAMDELDNQPDFDFKPVWQAMPLGASACVTLPVAAEPQKPLLVKLGAEEAVAQKLTEHVAGAAGLCWYADSRLYTPLLVASLKDEDSGKLDADIGTLFDSMVGAYESKVDDHAFPVVEKQEGQSHLWQRQVSSNFGPYAAKDAENPDAITGRAFMKVSLARHGSTLLFSLDDKLVDKALGTLDKRFPPMADVLPKDVLMPIYFGPDSMAQLMQQETLDSLPQDMEPVFYNAAQTYLIPKLRTLGGMGKYALTLPEGSEPDGHWQWLPLEWKAL, encoded by the coding sequence ATGAGCGAAAACACTGAGACCCCGGCGACCGCCGCACCCACCGCCAAACCTTCCCGGCGCTGGCCGTTGCTGGTGGCCGGGCTGTGCCTGGTGGCCGGCGTGGCGGGCGGGCTCGGCTGGTTGATGCACAAGCCCAAAGTGCCGGCGGCGGCACTGGCCAGTGACAAGCTCGGCCTGAGCCGTCCGGATGCGCTGCTGGAAACCCGTTCCCTGAGCCAGTTGCCCAAGGACCTGCTGACGGTGCCGTTCCTCAAGGCCACGCTGACCGAGGATTTCGTCTTCTATTACGAAACCCACGCCGACCGCCTCGGGCTGATCGGCAGTCTGCGTCGGATCATCTACGAGCATGACCTGAAGCTGCAGGACAGCCTGATCGAGCAGCTCTTCGATCAACCGGCAGACGTGGCGCTGTGGCGCGGCGCCGATGGTCGCCTGAAGGATTTCCTGCTGGTGATGGATCGCGGCGGGCTGGCCAAGCTGCTGGAGCCGCTGGCGAAAGTCGCTCTGGACGATTCGCAACTGAGCGTCTTCAGCACCCTGAAAGTCGGCGGTGAGGACGTGCCGCTGTATCAACTGACCTACAACGCCAGCAAATCCCTGCTGTTCGCCTCCCGTGGCGACAAACTGGTGGTGCTGTCGAATCCGGCCAAGTTCTACGACCCGGAAAGTGGCGCTTCCGAAGAGTCCGGCCATGTTTCGCCGCAGGCTTTGGCGGCGCTGCTCAACGGCGAAAAACTGTTCCCCGAAGCGTTCGGGCTGCCGGCCAAGACGCCTGAAACCAGGCAGCGTCTGTCGGTCAATTCCAGCGTCCTGGCCATGGGTTATCAGCGTTTCATCCCGAATTTCGCCGGCCTGCGTTTCGACATGGACGACAAGGGCTGGCACAGCTTCCTGGCCATGGATGAACTGGACAACCAGCCGGACTTCGATTTCAAACCGGTCTGGCAAGCCATGCCGCTGGGCGCCAGTGCCTGCGTGACCTTGCCGGTGGCCGCCGAGCCGCAGAAACCGTTGCTGGTGAAACTCGGCGCCGAAGAAGCGGTGGCGCAGAAACTCACCGAACACGTGGCCGGCGCGGCGGGCCTGTGCTGGTACGCCGATTCGCGGCTGTACACGCCGTTGCTGGTGGCCAGTCTGAAAGACGAGGACAGCGGCAAACTCGACGCTGATATCGGCACGCTGTTCGATTCGATGGTCGGCGCCTACGAAAGCAAGGTCGACGACCACGCGTTCCCGGTGGTCGAGAAGCAGGAAGGCCAGAGCCACCTCTGGCAGCGTCAGGTCAGCTCCAACTTCGGCCCTTACGCGGCCAAGGATGCCGAGAACCCGGACGCGATCACCGGCCGTGCCTTCATGAAAGTCAGCCTCGCGCGTCACGGTTCGACGCTGCTGTTTTCCCTCGACGACAAACTGGTCGACAAGGCCCTCGGTACCCTCGACAAACGCTTCCCGCCGATGGCCGATGTGTTGCCGAAGGACGTGCTGATGCCGATCTACTTCGGCCCGGATTCCATGGCGCAACTGATGCAACAGGAAACCCTCGACAGCCTGCCGCAGGACATGGAGCCGGTGTTCTACAACGCCGCGCAAACCTACCTGATCCCGAAACTGCGCACCCTCGGCGGCATGGGCAAATACGCCCTGACCTTGCCGGAAGGCAGTGAGCCCGACGGCCACTGGCAATGGCTGCCGCTGGAGTGGAAAGCGCTGTGA
- a CDS encoding YfaP family protein: MRSFLLLLIGLACVPALSAAQTNPISAEMSEPVGGWRYNGLLDRSENPQVAYPTPPIDRGIQRNRTMIQGQLKAIGNQRGPHTLAVNGNPLNLYTDDDGRFARPYAFGAGSNSVEVRSAEGQSLKRVQFYEANNLRTPARIRVVLGWDDPKAELDLHIITPDGQHAFFAHTALTNGGGLDPDGVDGPGPEMFTMTAPLHGTYLVYVNYWGNFGDGGYNFEEASNQNEVITSQITLVLNENTVDEKRETFIVPLRAIGDLLLVKTFNY; encoded by the coding sequence ATGCGTTCATTTCTTTTGCTGCTGATCGGCCTGGCCTGCGTGCCGGCGCTGTCGGCTGCGCAGACCAATCCGATCAGCGCCGAGATGTCGGAACCGGTGGGCGGCTGGCGCTACAACGGTTTGCTCGACCGCAGTGAAAACCCGCAAGTCGCCTATCCCACGCCGCCCATCGATCGCGGCATCCAGCGTAATCGCACGATGATTCAGGGCCAGCTCAAGGCCATTGGCAATCAGCGCGGGCCGCACACCCTGGCGGTCAACGGCAATCCGCTGAACCTGTACACCGACGACGATGGGCGTTTCGCCCGGCCCTATGCGTTCGGCGCCGGCTCCAACAGCGTCGAAGTGCGCAGTGCCGAAGGCCAGTCGCTCAAGCGCGTGCAGTTCTACGAAGCGAACAACCTGCGCACACCGGCGCGGATTCGTGTGGTGCTCGGCTGGGACGATCCCAAGGCTGAACTCGACCTGCACATCATTACCCCGGACGGCCAGCATGCGTTTTTCGCCCACACGGCGTTGACCAACGGCGGCGGTCTGGACCCGGACGGCGTCGACGGCCCCGGCCCGGAAATGTTCACCATGACCGCGCCGCTGCATGGCACCTATCTGGTTTACGTCAACTATTGGGGCAACTTCGGCGACGGCGGCTATAACTTCGAGGAGGCCAGCAACCAGAACGAGGTCATCACCTCGCAGATCACGCTGGTGCTCAACGAAAACACCGTCGACGAAAAACGCGAAACGTTCATCGTGCCCCTGCGGGCCATCGGTGATCTGCTGCTGGTCAAGACTTTCAACTATTAA